GGATCCCCACCTCGGTTTAGATATCCCAAGGCATCACCAATCTCATCTTTATAGTTGATGCCCACCAGGTTGACACCACGTTCTTCTAGCTGCATCAAAAAAGGATGTTCAATCACACAAGTGGGACACCAAGAGCCCCATATATTCATCAAGAAAGGTTTGTCAGGCAAGTTCTCATTGGTCATGATACGGCTGGTATCGGATAATAAAGGAAGCTCAAACGCTGGTACTGGACGCTCAAGCGCCGTATTGGTCACAATATCAGTCGGTTGCCCTAGCCGCATATATAACATGACAATCAAACCAATGAAGACAATCAATGGAATCAAAAACCACAATCTAAGCTGCTTTTTTTTCATGGTTTTAGGGTTATTGACCTTATGGTGCCCAGCTTTTTGATCAGAAGAATTGTTTGACGTGCTCATCTCAATTGCCTCCCATCTTTGTCACGGGTATTTCAGACTCAGTGACGGGACGAGCGCCAGACTTTTCAGGCATGATTTGCATCGGTGTCTTGGTTTTCTTAATACGATAACGATTGTCAATAATACTTAGCAAGGCACCGAACGCCATAATCAGCGCACCCAGCCATATCCAACGAATCAGCGGTTTGACGTAAATACGGAACGCCCATTCATTGCTGTTTTCGGCGATAGGCTCACCAAGCGCTACATATACATCACGCAAAAGAGTGGCGTCAATCGCAGCTTCTGTCATCGGCATCATACTGATAATAAAGTTACGTTTTTCAGGATACAAGGTAGTCACCTCTTGACCATCTTTGCTAATGGCCACCTCCGCTTGTGTGGCATCAAAGTTACTGCCTTTGACTTCACGGAAACCTTTTACGACAAAATCATAGCCCTGAACATGGACACTATCATTTGGTGCCAATGCCACATCACGCTCAATGCTCAACGTAGTTGTAAAGGCCACACCAATAACAGCAATAATCACACCGATATGCGCTATCTGTTGACCCCAATAGCTCAGACGTAGTTGACGCAAACCTGTCAAACGACTGGATGCATTTTTGGTCTTGTCTTTAAGATCGACGACCATCCATAGCAGTACCCAAAAACTGATCGCTAAGGTCACGCCAATATTGAGCATCTCTGATGGACTGACAAAATAGGCAATAATCGCTGCTAATACTAGACTGCTTACTGCGATGATCATGCCAGCACCCAAAAGCGGGCGACTGTCTTTTTTCCAGCGAATATTAGACCCCATGCCCATCGCTATCAATAGCAACCAAGTAAGAGGCACAAATAGTGCATTAAAGTAAGGAGGACCAACTGATACCTGACCCAAATTAAAAGAGTCAGCGATAATGGGATATAGCGTACCAAGTAAAACAACCAAGGTCGCAATCAGAAGAATGACATTATTAATGACTAAAAATGACTCACGTGAAATCAGCTGATATTGACTTTCAACCGTCAAACGCCAGCCACGTATGGCAAACATCAATAGGCCGCCCCCGATGATCACACCAAGGATCACTAAGATGACAAGACCACGCGTTGGGTCAGCAGCGAATGAGTGTACGGAGGTAATGACTCCTGAGCGTACTAAGAAAGTACCAAGCAAACTTAGTGCAAAAGCAAAAATCGCTAGCATGATTGTCCATGCTTTAAATACACCACGCTTTTCAGTGACTGCCAGCGAATGTAGCAACGCCGTACCTGCCAGCCATGGCATCAAAGAAGCATTTTCTACTGGATCCCAGAACCACCAACCGCCCCAGCCAAGCTCATAATAAGCCCACCACGAACCAAGCGCAATACCAACGGTCAAAAAGCCCCAAGCAGCCAATGCCCATGGACGCGACCAGCGAGTCCAGACTGCATCCAAACGCCCTTCCCATAATGCCGCCATACAAAAAGCAAATGGCACAACTAAGCCCACATAACCCATATAAAGCATGGGCGGATGAATGATCAAACCGAAATCTTGTAATACAGGATTTAAGTCTGCGCCATCGACAGGCAAATTGGGCAATGTGCGCTCAAATGGCGAAGACGTAAAAATAAGCATCGCAAGCATCATCGCCTGCACGCCAGCTAAAATAACCAATACTCGTGCACGCATGGATAATGGTAGACCACGGCTAAAATAAGACACCAAGGCGCACCAAGTCGCCATAATGGTCATCCAAAGCAGTAGGGAGCCTTCGTGCCCACCCCAAGTGGCCGATAATTTGTAGTACCAAGGCAATAAGGTATTAGAATGTTGAGTGACATAGACTAAGCTAAAGTCATTATAATAAAAGCCTGCCATCAGCGCAGCAAACGAAGTAATCATGGCAGCAAATTGTGCCCATGCAAGACTTGGCGCAAGACGTTGCCAAGCAACGTGATCACGCATGACACCAATAGTCGGTAACACCACCTGCAAAATCGCCAACATAAAGGCGGCTAGCAAGGCAAAATAACCCAATTCTGTGATTAACATACGGTCTAACCCTGTTTACCTTAGTACGGTCATTGTTTATTTTAGGGATTGGTAATTTGGAGTAGTAAAACTGTCCGATATTCGCTATTGCTGTTGACGATGGCCACAGCAATATCAGAGACTTACAGCAGGGTACATTAGCGTTAACTTGTCACGTTTTTGTATCCACTCTGTATTTGATGTGTGTAAAAAATAAAAAACTTATTGATTATTGCATGGATGGAAAAAACACCAAGACAAGATGCAGCCAACCCGCCAAGAATCCTGTTAAGCCCCCTAAAATAATTAGAGTCATCTCATCTTCTCGGAATGCGGGACGCAATAAGTTTTGAAACTCATTGGGCGTCAATGCACGTATTCGATCACGGAACAGACCAAATATCTTACTGGCACGGCTTTCGTTCAGTTCAGGATCACGCAGCGGTACCATGGTTGCAATAATAGATTTATCAATAATGGTATTTTTTAATTGACCATATTCTCGGCGACCCAGCCCCACACGCAATGTAGTACTAATGACTGGCGACTCTAGTACCTTATAGAGATGCGATTTCATCAAATCTCGCGTCTGTGCAGCACGTTCACCATACATCATCTCATTCATGATATTTTCAAGTGTGACCAAATCCTTGACGAC
This is a stretch of genomic DNA from Psychrobacter alimentarius. It encodes these proteins:
- a CDS encoding heme lyase CcmF/NrfE family subunit, which codes for MLITELGYFALLAAFMLAILQVVLPTIGVMRDHVAWQRLAPSLAWAQFAAMITSFAALMAGFYYNDFSLVYVTQHSNTLLPWYYKLSATWGGHEGSLLLWMTIMATWCALVSYFSRGLPLSMRARVLVILAGVQAMMLAMLIFTSSPFERTLPNLPVDGADLNPVLQDFGLIIHPPMLYMGYVGLVVPFAFCMAALWEGRLDAVWTRWSRPWALAAWGFLTVGIALGSWWAYYELGWGGWWFWDPVENASLMPWLAGTALLHSLAVTEKRGVFKAWTIMLAIFAFALSLLGTFLVRSGVITSVHSFAADPTRGLVILVILGVIIGGGLLMFAIRGWRLTVESQYQLISRESFLVINNVILLIATLVVLLGTLYPIIADSFNLGQVSVGPPYFNALFVPLTWLLLIAMGMGSNIRWKKDSRPLLGAGMIIAVSSLVLAAIIAYFVSPSEMLNIGVTLAISFWVLLWMVVDLKDKTKNASSRLTGLRQLRLSYWGQQIAHIGVIIAVIGVAFTTTLSIERDVALAPNDSVHVQGYDFVVKGFREVKGSNFDATQAEVAISKDGQEVTTLYPEKRNFIISMMPMTEAAIDATLLRDVYVALGEPIAENSNEWAFRIYVKPLIRWIWLGALIMAFGALLSIIDNRYRIKKTKTPMQIMPEKSGARPVTESEIPVTKMGGN
- a CDS encoding DsbE family thiol:disulfide interchange protein, whose amino-acid sequence is MSTSNNSSDQKAGHHKVNNPKTMKKKQLRLWFLIPLIVFIGLIVMLYMRLGQPTDIVTNTALERPVPAFELPLLSDTSRIMTNENLPDKPFLMNIWGSWCPTCVIEHPFLMQLEERGVNLVGINYKDEIGDALGYLNRGGDPFSMSIQDLSGQFALDLGLTGAPETFVVDGEGIIRQHIIGEINESNWQSRIAPCLMILNDANNNNVSPDTKQIGEVCK